The Luteolibacter rhizosphaerae genome window below encodes:
- the cysW gene encoding sulfate ABC transporter permease subunit CysW — protein MAYRPATTESAPVRWILILLAFVILTLFLLLPLAAVFIEAFRRGTEVFVASLEDDAALSAIKLTLLAAGIAVPLNTVFGLAAAWLITKFRFKGRSFLLSLIDLPFAVSPVIAGLVFVLLFGAKGWFGPWLLEHDIRIIFALPGIVLATVFVTFPFVARELIPLMESQGSDQEEAAVTLGAHGWQIFRRVTVPNIKWGLLYGVLLCNARAMGEFGAVSVVSGHIRGKTNTLPLHVEVLYNEYQFSAAFACAALLALLALVTLGLKTAVEHFTGHSAKGRH, from the coding sequence CTCACGCTCTTCCTGCTGCTGCCGCTGGCTGCCGTGTTCATCGAGGCCTTCCGGCGGGGGACGGAAGTCTTCGTCGCTTCGTTGGAGGACGATGCCGCCTTGTCGGCGATCAAGCTGACACTGCTCGCCGCGGGGATCGCCGTGCCACTCAATACGGTCTTCGGTCTGGCCGCAGCGTGGCTGATCACGAAGTTCCGCTTCAAGGGGCGCTCCTTCCTGCTGTCGCTGATCGACCTACCCTTCGCCGTTTCACCGGTCATCGCCGGTCTGGTGTTCGTGCTGCTCTTCGGCGCGAAGGGCTGGTTCGGTCCCTGGCTGCTGGAGCATGACATCCGGATCATCTTCGCCCTGCCGGGAATCGTGCTGGCCACGGTTTTCGTCACCTTCCCCTTCGTGGCCCGCGAGCTCATTCCGCTGATGGAGAGCCAAGGCAGCGATCAGGAAGAAGCGGCGGTGACCCTGGGAGCACACGGCTGGCAGATCTTCCGCCGCGTGACCGTGCCCAATATCAAGTGGGGCCTGCTCTACGGCGTGCTGCTCTGCAATGCTCGCGCCATGGGAGAGTTCGGTGCCGTGTCGGTCGTGTCCGGCCACATCCGTGGCAAGACCAACACCCTGCCGCTCCATGTGGAAGTGCTCTACAATGAATACCAGTTCAGCGCCGCCTTCGCGTGTGCCGCACTGCTCGCCCTCCTCGCTCTCGTAACCCTTGGTCTGAAGACCGCTGTCGAACATTTTACCGGCCACTCCGCAAAGGGGCGCCACTGA